A genomic region of Elephas maximus indicus isolate mEleMax1 chromosome 10, mEleMax1 primary haplotype, whole genome shotgun sequence contains the following coding sequences:
- the SRP14 gene encoding signal recognition particle 14 kDa protein, with amino-acid sequence MVLLESEQFLTELTRLFQKCRLSGSVFITLKKYDGRTKPIPRKGTVDSFEPSDNKCLLRATDGKKKISTVVSSKEVNKFQMAYSNLLRANMDGLKKRDKKSKSKKNKAAQ; translated from the exons ATGGTGCTGCTGGAGAGCGAGCAG TTCCTGACGGAGCTGACCAGGCTCTTCCAGAAGTGCCGGTTGTCGGGCAGCGTGTTCATCACCCTGAAGAAGT ATGATGGTCGAACTAAACCCATTCCGAGGAAAGGTACTGTGGACAGCTTTGAGCCTTCTGACAACAAGTGTCTGTTAAGAGCTACTGATGGGAAAAAGAAGATCAGCACTGTG GTGAGCTCCAAAGAAGTGAATAAGTTTCAGATG GCTTATTCAAACCTCCTCAGAGCCAACATGGATGGACTGAAGAAGAGGGacaaaaagagcaagagtaagaagaacaaagcagcacAGTGA